The Mesotoga sp. UBA6090 region ATAGTAGCAGATGTTGTCTTGTTCGAACAATTCCTCCGTAAAACCAGGGGTAAGTCTATCAAAGAGACTGAGACAGATGATATTCTAAGATTCGTCGCCGCGTGTGGAAAAGGAAAGAATCTTGGTAAGAAGCTTCGCTCTATATTTCTGTTTTCTTTCAAAGCCCTCCCTTTATGCACTTGCTTCGGAACTTCGTGAAAAAGAAATTTCGGCAAAGAGGAAGGCATTCAGACTCGATCAGTTTTCAAACTACTATCAAATGGTCGTGGATAACCTTGCCAAAGCAGGAATAGTTAGCACCTATCAAAATATCGAGGCTGCCCGTTCACCCGAAACGAGAGAAAATCTGGCTGCACGTACGGGTACTGAAATGGAGAGGATACTTGAATACCTGAAACTCTCGGATCTCTCAAGACTTGGTGGATTGAGGGGAGTCCGGGCGAGGCTATACTACGATTCTGGAGTAGATACTTTAGACAAACTGTCTAGCTGGGACCCCGAGGAATCGAGGCCAATGCTGATCGACTTCGTCAGAAGAACGGGTTTCTAGGGAATGCCTCTACCAAAAGAAGTGAGTAGCACCATAGAAGCCGCTAAGAAGCTTGAAAGGCTTGTTGACTTATGACGTTACCGTATTAACGGCTCATTCAGTTTGAATTGCTTCTGCATTGATTCAGCCTAGAGAAAAAACTCCATGATACTTTCGATCAAAAACAAACCCTTTCATATTTGTATAATCGTTAAGACGATTGTTGTGGAGGTGAAGTGATGCCAACCTCACTTCCTT contains the following coding sequences:
- a CDS encoding DUF4332 domain-containing protein, coding for MVRSFALYFCFLSKPSLYALASELREKEISAKRKAFRLDQFSNYYQMVVDNLAKAGIVSTYQNIEAARSPETRENLAARTGTEMERILEYLKLSDLSRLGGLRGVRARLYYDSGVDTLDKLSSWDPEESRPMLIDFVRRTGF